In Mauremys reevesii isolate NIE-2019 linkage group 8, ASM1616193v1, whole genome shotgun sequence, a single genomic region encodes these proteins:
- the LOC120370176 gene encoding protocadherin alpha-C2-like: MAPSSPRSCCGAAALRIPALLLLLCLGPAGGQLRYSVQEELERGAFVGNVATDLGVDPQRLSARGARLTSGSGRQYLELELGRGALLVKERMDREALCELSPSCFLSLELVIEQPIEVHNVEVEVLDINDNAPRFPRQDYRLEVSESAVPGARFHIESAQDPDVGTNSVQSYRLSPNQHFALDLKGFQRGSKLLELVLQQPLDREQSALQQLVLTAVDGGSPARSGTAQISIRVMDTNDNSPVFDRSTYTVNLLENAGPGTLVVKLNASDPDEGSNGEVLYSFSGYTPQKVRQLFSIDPVSGEVRVNGTLDYEEASSYEVYVQATDQGPVSMAGHCKVLVNIVDANDNAPEVVLTSLYSPVPENARPETVVALMSVTDQDSGPNKQVSLSIPANIPFKLNSFKNSYTLVTQGNLDRERASSYNITVTATDAGTPPLSSHKVIQVDISDVNDNPPRFEEPVYSVYIPENNALGVSLCTVKAIDPDDNENAYVSYSLLKGEIQGLPVTSYVSIKSDNGNIYAVNSFDYEKLREFQVVVQAQDAGTPALSSTVTVHVYVVDQNDHVPQILYPTSTNASAALEMIPRSAHAGYLVTKVIAIDADSGQNAWLFYHLAQASDPDLFRVELHSGEIRTTHKLGDDSVTTFNLSVVVRDNGEPSLSSTVAITIAVVDRVSKIIPDTRRHIKSTRNYSEITLYLIIALSSVSFIFLLTIIVLTVIKCYRYSMYGDSCCGGFCGVRERYPAEMYKQANNNIDARIPHGLKVQPHFIEVRGNGSLTKTYCYKACLTAGSGSDTFMFYNTGGPTGTGPHAVMAERHLTGQSGQSAQNLIILKNDSITPNEFISLGLGIQMLILLVV; the protein is encoded by the exons ATGGCGCCGTCTTCTCCCCGCAGCTGCTGTGGGGCGGCGGCGCTCCGGATCCCGGctctcctgctcctgctgtgcCTGGGCCCGGCGGGCGGGCAGCTCCGCTACTCGGTGCAAGAGGAACTGGAGCGCGGCGCCTTCGTGGGGAACGTGGCGACCGACCTGGGCGTGGATCCGCAGCGGCTGTCGGCCCGGGGCGCACGGCTGACCTCGGGCAGCGGGCGGCAGTacttggagctggagctgggccgCGGGGCGCTGCTGGTGAAGGAGCGCATGGACCGGGAGGCGCTGTGCGAGCTTAGCCCCTCCTGCTTCCTCAGCCTGGAGCTGGTGATCGAGCAGCCCATCGAGGTGCACAACGTGGAGGTGGAGGTGCTGGACATCAACGACAACGCGCCCCGCTTCCCGCGGCAGGACTACCGGCTGGAGGTCAGTGAGTCCGCTGTGCCCGGTGCCCGCTTCCACATCGAGAGCGCGCAGGACCCCGACGTGGGCACCAACTCAGTGCAGAGCTACCGGCTCAGCCCCAACCAGCACTTCGCCCTGGACCTCAAAGGCTTCCAGCGCGGCAGCAAACTCCTGGAgctggtgctgcagcagcccctggaccGGGAGCAAAGcgccctgcagcagctggtgctcaCCGCTGTGGATGGGGGCAGCCCGGCCAGGTCTGGCACGGCCCAGATCTCCATACGGGTCATGGACACAAACGACAACTCGCCCGTCTTTGACCGATCCACCTACACTGTGAACCTGCTGGAGAACGCGGGCCCAGGCACTCTGGTGGTGAAGCTGAACGCCTCGGACCCGGACGAGGGCTCCAACGGGGAGGTGCTGTACTCCTTCAGCGGCTACACCCCCCAGAAGGTGCGGCAGCTTTTCAGCATCGACCCCGTCTCTGGCGAGGTGAGGGTCAATGGCACGCTGGACTACGAGGAGGCCTCCTCCTATGAGGTTTATGTGCAGGCCACGGACCAGGGCCCTGTGTCTATGGCCGGGCACTGCAAAGTGCTGGTCAACATCGTGGACGCCAACGATAATGCCCCTGAAGTGGTGCTGACCTCCCTGTACAGCCCGGTGCCAGAGAACGCCCGGCCCGAGACCGTGGTGGCTTTAATGAGTGTAACCGACCAGGACTCCGGGCCAAACAAGCAGGTCAGTCTGAGCATCCCTGCCAACATTCCCTTCAAACTCAACTCCTTCAAAAACTCCTACACGCTGGTCACACAGGGCAACCTGGACCGTGAAAGGGCTTCCTCCTACAACATCACAGTCACGGCTACGGACGCCGgcacccctcccctctcttcccacaAAGTGATACAAGTGGACATCTCTGATGTCAACGACAACCCTCCGCGGTTTGAAGAGCCCGTGTATTCCGTTTACATTCCCGAGAACAACGCGCTCGGGGTTTCGCTGTGCACTGTCAAAGCCATCGATCCCGATGACAACGAAAATGCCTATGTGTCCTATTCTCTCCTGAAAGGGGAAATTCAAGGGCTACCTGTCACATCCTATGTCTCCATTAAATCCGACAATGGTAACATATATGCGGTCAACTCCTTTGACTATGAGAAGTTAAGGGAGTTTCAGGTTGTTGTTCAGGCCCAGGATGCTGGGACCCCAGCACTTAGCAGCACTGTCACTGTCCATGTGTATGTGGTGGATCAGAATGACCATGTCCCTCAGATTCTGTACCCTACCTCAACCAACGCCTCGGCAGCCTTGGAGATGATCCCTCGCTCGGCACACGCAGGTTATTTGGTTACCAaagtaatagccattgatgcagACTCTGGACAAAACGCATGGTTGTTCTACCATCTGGCTCAAGCTTCAGACCCAGATCTCTTCAGAGTGGAGCTACACAGTGGGGAGATTCGGACTACTCACAAACTGGGGGATGACAGTGTTACTACTTTCAACCTGTCAGTTGTTGTGAGAGACAATGGAGAGCCATCCCTGTCCTCAACAGTAGCCATAACCATCGCTGTTGTGGATAGAGTTTCCAAAATCATCCCTGACACAAGGAGGCATATCAAAAGTACTAGAAACTACTCAGAGATAACACTGTATCTCATTATTGCACTGAGTTCAGTTTCATTTATATTTCTTTTGACAATCATTGTCCTAACAGTTATCAAGTGCTACAGATACAGTATGTATGGTGACTCCTGTTGTGGAGGTTTCTGTGGGGTCAGAGAAAGGTatcctgctgaaatgtacaaGCAGGCTAACAACAACATTGATGCTAGGATACCACATGGTTTAAAAGTACAGCCACATTTTATTGAAGTGCGGGGGAATGGGTCTCTCACTAAGACCTACTGCTATAAGGCATgtctgactgcaggatcaggaagTGACACTTTCATGTTTTACAATACTGGTGGCCCAACGGGAACTGGTCCTCATGCAGTGATGGCTGAGAGACATCTGACAGGACAGAGTGGGCAGAGTGCACAAAACCTGATCATACTTAAAAATGACTCCATTACGCCTAATGAG ttcatttccTTAGGGTTAGGAATTCAAATGCTCATT ctactcgtagtt